The proteins below come from a single Ignavibacteria bacterium genomic window:
- a CDS encoding Rne/Rng family ribonuclease, whose protein sequence is MVKEIIINSSSSQNRVAITEDGNLVDFFVDHPEKRRMVGDIYLGKVARILPGIKAAFIDIGMKHDAFLHFSDIGDRLEGLQSVLDDDSELEDVADDVAEHNAPARNTQQQVDAEVRREPFIPKLHKGQEILVQITKEPVGNKGVRVTSSISLPGRFCVLLPFDSKIGISKKIAEFRERRRLKSIAKGILPENCGLIIRTAAKEQSEESLSDDLKYLVKTWEEISAAAKTDTPPALLYQDLSTTSSVIRDLFTPDISKVFIDSRKLYKQIKSYVHLVQPALMDKIELFRENQSIFEAFKIDEAIKTLMGRKVPLPSGGYLIIDHTEAMVVVDVNSGRYAAKKEQELNSLKTDLEAAREVARQLRLRDIGGLIVCDFIDLEDEKNRKKIYDELKKEFRKDRAKVSVLPMTDFGLIQITRQRIRENILHTMNEVCPFCNGSGLLTKKSNLLHEIETWLKRFKSQSPEKFLVLNVHPSLGIKLREGRVKRLTKLQFKYFVKIKLVEDENFNPATFRFLSAKTGKDITAEFIG, encoded by the coding sequence ATGGTAAAAGAAATAATTATTAACTCATCCTCGTCACAGAACCGTGTAGCTATCACCGAGGATGGCAATCTGGTAGATTTTTTTGTCGACCATCCGGAAAAAAGAAGAATGGTCGGGGATATCTACCTTGGCAAAGTTGCACGGATATTGCCCGGCATTAAAGCCGCCTTCATCGACATCGGGATGAAGCACGATGCATTTCTGCATTTTTCCGATATAGGTGACCGCCTCGAAGGCCTCCAGAGCGTTCTGGATGACGATTCAGAGCTGGAAGACGTGGCCGACGATGTGGCAGAACATAACGCTCCTGCCAGAAATACACAGCAGCAGGTTGACGCAGAGGTAAGAAGAGAGCCTTTTATTCCCAAACTGCATAAAGGACAGGAAATATTAGTCCAGATCACTAAGGAACCTGTCGGCAATAAGGGCGTAAGGGTCACTTCTTCAATATCGCTGCCGGGCAGGTTCTGCGTACTGCTTCCTTTCGACAGCAAAATTGGTATATCCAAGAAAATAGCCGAGTTCAGGGAACGCAGGCGTCTAAAAAGCATTGCAAAGGGCATACTGCCCGAAAACTGCGGACTTATAATACGTACCGCAGCTAAAGAACAGTCGGAAGAATCCCTTTCGGATGACCTGAAATACCTCGTAAAGACATGGGAGGAAATTTCGGCAGCCGCAAAGACGGATACCCCGCCGGCACTTTTATATCAGGACTTAAGCACTACTTCAAGCGTAATAAGGGACCTTTTTACGCCGGACATTTCAAAGGTATTTATCGATTCGCGCAAGCTCTACAAACAGATTAAGAGCTATGTGCACCTGGTTCAGCCCGCGCTGATGGATAAAATTGAGCTTTTCAGGGAAAACCAGTCGATATTTGAAGCCTTTAAGATCGATGAAGCAATTAAAACCCTCATGGGAAGGAAAGTCCCTCTTCCCTCGGGAGGCTACCTGATAATAGACCATACAGAAGCTATGGTTGTAGTTGACGTCAACAGCGGGCGCTATGCGGCTAAAAAGGAGCAGGAGCTTAATTCACTTAAGACCGATCTTGAAGCCGCGCGAGAGGTTGCACGCCAGCTGAGACTAAGGGATATAGGCGGACTGATAGTCTGCGACTTTATTGACCTGGAAGACGAGAAGAACAGGAAGAAGATCTATGACGAGCTGAAGAAGGAATTCCGCAAGGACAGGGCAAAGGTTTCTGTTCTGCCGATGACAGATTTCGGGCTCATACAGATCACGCGTCAGAGAATAAGGGAGAATATTCTCCATACAATGAACGAGGTCTGCCCGTTCTGCAACGGATCGGGGCTTCTGACCAAGAAATCAAATCTTCTGCATGAAATTGAGACGTGGCTGAAGCGTTTTAAGAGCCAGTCGCCCGAGAAGTTCCTCGTACTCAACGTTCATCCTTCGCTTGGCATCAAGTTAAGGGAGGGCAGGGTAAAGAGGCTTACAAAACTTCAGTTCAAATATTTTGTAAAGATAAAACTTGTTGAGGATGAAAATTTCAATCCTGCAACATTCCGTTTCCTTTCAGCCAAAACAGGCAAGGACATAACGGCGGAATTTATTGGTTAA